The DNA region ATCTTTTGGCTGAAGAGCCTAGAATTACCGCTACTGCAATTCAAACAGTTGGCAGCAAGGGATATGATGGATTCGTAATCGGAGTTGTCGTTTGTTGAGTGAACCTGCGAAGGTATGACGGATTGATGATACTGGCCTGGTCCCGTTCGTTCCGGAATCGAGGGATACGGACCGCTTGCGGATGGACTGGTTTGGTGCGGCCCGTGTCGCTGGCAAGACTGCTGCTCCTCGTGTATCCGCTGGTCCTAGGGCAGAAGGAAGGGTGGCCGGTGCTGCTCGACATTAGCTTCATTCAGTCCGTCCTTGTTCACAATGGACAACTGCCAGTCGCCGGAATCAATCGGAGACTGGTGATTTAGTTTCGTTTGAATGCGAATTAAGTTATAGTAAGTGATGTAGTCTCGAACGGTCTGCTCGACGATGACCGTCGTCGTTTAGGGTGAACCTTCGGGGTAAAACGCATCTTCAACTTTCAAACGGTATTGAATCGTATCCTCAATAAGTTTTTATAAGGTTAAGGGTTGTTTACTACATGCTGATTGGAGAGATACAATGGGAAATACTGATAAGTTTGAAATGATAGCTAATATGTATGACACCCCTGAACGAATCCAAATTGCAAAAGTATCATCCGATGCCATCCGTAATTTTTTGGTTGAGACTAAAAGCAAGAATGCGATTGATTTTGGGTGTGGTACTGGTCTTGTCGGAATGAACTTGTTAAACGAGTTTAAGTCTATGCTTTTTCTGGATACATCACAAAATATGATTAATCAAATAAAGCAAAAAATAACAAATTATAATATTCAAAATGTAGATACATTATGCTTTGATATTGAAAAGGACAGTTTATCGGATATACATGCCGACTATATTTTTATGGCTCAGGTTCTACTCCACATTCATGATGTTAAGTTAGTTTTATCAAGATTATTTGATGCTCTGAATGAAGGAGGACATTTGCTAATCGTAGATTTCAATAAAAATGAAAAAATAGTTTCGGATATTGTTCATAACGGATTTAATCCAGAAGAGCTATCTAACATAATGACTGAAATCGGCTACAGAGATATTCAATTCAAAACTTTTTATACAGGAAGTAAAATATTCATGGGACACGATGCGTCTATGTTTATTCTTGACTCAAAAAAGGTCCATCGGTAAAGGATGTCCTAAAATGTGTAGTTACTAACAACGAAGAGAACCGTTTCGAAAGAAAAGAGTTTATGGTTGTGCGCCAAATTGTCGAGGGACAAGACCATGGTCCCATTGAAAGTCGCTAAAATAGCGGCTTTTTTGTTTTATCGGTACAAGTTCTAGTCCAGAGCCAAGGACAAGAACTTGTACCGATTGCTGAAATGGACAAAAATATAAGCCGATTACCGATTAGATAAGCATTGAACTTTTATTAAGCTAACAGGCAGGGGAGTTTGTTGATTTCGCGAATACTCTACATAAGAAGTTATTTACGAAGTTCGTAGATAAGACGTTATAGAAATCAACGCAATATCGGATAAAAAAATATTTATAAAATTAGAGGGGACTATAGGATGAATCCAATACTAATAGATTTTCCAAACCAATTTACCACTGAAAGGTTATTGATTAGAGCACCTCTACCTGGTGATGGCAAGGTAGTGTATGAGAGTATATTATCCTCGATCAATGAGCTCAAGGAGTGGTTTTCGCTTTTTGCACAGAACGAACATTCTGAACAATCAATCGAAGAAATTCTACGAGAAGAACATGTAAAGTTTATTAAGAGAGAATATCTTAGACTTTTGATATTTGATAAAGAAACTGAACAATTCATTGGTTTATCTGGATTGTATAAGCCAGATTGGGAGATACGTAAATTTGAAATCGGATACTGGATTGATACACGTATGAGCGGAAAAGGGTATATGACTGAAGCAGTTCAGGAATTACCAATTTTGCCTTTACAGAGTTGAAGGCAAGAAGAGTAGAAATTCGTTGTGATACTTTAAATTATAAGAGTAAGGCGATTCCAGAACGATTAGGCTTTCAATTAGAAGGAACCTTAAGATGTAATGATTTATCAGCAGATAAGAGTCAGATAAGAGATACTCATATATACGCTCTAGTTAAATAATTAGTGCTAATGGCTCGAGAAGGCGTTGACATCCTATAACCCCATATTCACACTTCGGGGCATTCGCCCCTCGGTCCGGCCGGAGTGGGACGAGGATTCGGGGAGGCTTAAATGCGAAGCGCGCATCTATTATCTTCGATAGGTGCGTGCTTTTTTTACGGAATAAGGGAGTACAGTCATTGAGTTCCATTACACGAAAAAGAAACAGGAAATTCAGTGAAAATCAGCAGAACCTAGAATTTCTTTTAATTAAATGAATGGAGGAAGGAAGACGGACGTATTCAACTGTAAGATCTGTAGACTTCTTGGTTTCTAGAAGTCTACAGATCTTAAGTGTGACACTGAGGGTACAGAAATTATATTCGTCTCCCTGGAGGAAGTGTCCAGTTGTAATTGAATATTGTTCAGTCAAAATAATTTACACTTCAAAAATACTGAGTTTATATTTAAGAGTTATATTAAATTGGACTTAATTTATAAGGAGGGTAAATAGTGAACAAACTCAAAAAAAATGTAGCAATGATCGCTGCAGCTTCTGTAATAGCGGTAGGGACTTTTGCCGGGACCCATTTGCCGCTATCCCATGCGAAAGCGAACCCAAATGATAAAGGAAAAGCTAAAAATGTCATCTTCATGGTTCCCGATGGTTTTTCCGCTTCTTATGCAACCAATTACCGTTGGTTTAAGGGTGAAGAAACCCTTTTGGACTCCATACTGGTTGGTATGCACCGTACCTATTCTGCAAACTCTGAGATCACCGATTCAGCCGCTGCCGGAACAGCATTTGCGGCCGGTGTAAAAACAAATAATGGAATGATCAGTACTTCTCCTGAAGGTAAAGAGCTGAAAACGATTCTTGAAACCGCTGAAGAAGAAGGTAAAGCGTCTGGATTAGTTGCAACATCAACGATTACACATGCGACACCAGCTGTGTTCGCATCACACGTGGCCACCCGTGCGGATGAGGCGGGGATCGCACCCCAACTTATTGATAATGATGTGGATGTCATCCTGGGCGGAGGTAAAAAGTATTTCCCTGAATCACTTCTAAATCAGGCGGGAGAAAAGGGCTACCAGTATATATCGAACAAAAAAGACTTAAGTAAAGCTAAAAAGTCTGATAAAGTAATTGGTTTGTTTGCTGAAGATGCCATGGCACCGGAATTGGATCGTGACACGACCAATCAGCCAAGTCTTAGAGAAATGACGGAAACGGCATTGGAGGTTCTTAACAAGGATAAAGACGGTTTCTTCCTAATGGTTGAAGGAAGCCAAATTGATTGGGCAGGCCATGATCATGATGCAGCGTGGGCAATGAAAGATTCGGAAGCATTCGAGCAGGCATTGGAAGCAGCATTGGAATTTGCAAAGAAGGATAAAAACACCTTGATTGTTGTAGCAGGCGACCATGATACTGGCGGTATGGCAGTTGGTGGCTATGGTCAGGGTGATGTGAAACTTGAAGTCCTTCGTAATGTAACGGCTACCGGCGATTTTATGGTAACGAAGTTGAATGCAACCCGCAGTAATGTAAAAGAGGTAGTGAAACAATATACAACTTTAGATCTTACCGATGCAGAGGTTCAAAAAATTAAATCCGCAGATAAACCGGATATCGCCATCAATGAAGTGATCTCGGAACGGGCTAATATAGGATGGACAAGCTATAATCACACAGGTGTTGATATTCCGCTCTACGCATTTGGTCCAGGTGCTGATCTCTTTAGAGGTCTGCATCAAAATACAGATTTACCGGTGTTAATGGCACAAGCTATGAAAATTAACTTCACGCCGGGAAACTAAAGTCGATCGTGTGACATCAAAATAATTAGCGCTAAATGTTCTACCGCCTTTACGAAATCCGCAAGCTCGGGTAAATTTCCTGCCTTAAGGTTTGCGGGACTGCGGAAGCCAAACCGTTTTGTGACGGACTCCTAAAATCAAACGGTAATTATCGGATTAATCTACCGAGATTGGAATTGTACACGAGCCATAACTTTAAATGAACGATTCTTGGTTTCCACGAAACCGGAATCGTTTATTTTTTGATATTTAAAAGCGGTTTGGTCAGCAAGGGGTTTCCCTGTTTATTTAGGTTTTTAGCAAATAAAAGGTAAAGGAACAGGAAGTTCGATCAATTTGACGATCACGCATTTTGGTACATGTTATTTAAGAACATCAGCGATATGATTAACGTATCTTCTTATCCGCTCTAGCATGATGTTATCGTTGAACTTACAAGCAGCAGGATTGATGGGGTCATGGGAAAGTCATGAAAGGAGTTATGTTAGCTATCATCCCCCAAACAGGCTCTGGAGGCAATGCGAAGCGGGGTGGATAAATACCTGTTGAAGTCCATGCAGCCGTTAGAGCTGGTTGAAACGATTCGCACCGTCCATCGTGGGGGCACGCTAATCGACCGGGGCATGTCGCACAAATTGGTTGCCCAACTGGAGACGGATAATGGCGGAGATGATCCTTCGTTAATCAAAGCGTCCTCGGCTTATAAGAAGCTGGGGGTCCGCGACCGGGAGGAAGCGGTGCAAAAAGCCAGGGAGGCTGAGCTTCTGGAATAACCCCAAGTTATGTATCCTGGTGGCGGGCGTCGATCATACGGTGTAATTACTTCGTATGATCGACACCCGCCATTTCAAATTGTAAAGGCCATAGTTACAGGCTAGTAACAAGAACATTGTCGAGTGTTGAGCTTTTTGAAAAAACAGCTGGCTGCTACAATTTCTCGCCAAGAAGTGAAACCCTTTAAATGGAACTTATAACTTGTCGCCTGCGGAGACTATGACGAAAGAGAAGAACGACACTGGAGCGAGAAATGGCAATCCGTTAGTAACCGATTAGTCTAAGATGGCACTTGGACCGGAAAGATTTCGGTGATTGATCAGGATCCAAACGGAACTTGATTCATCACCTTTTTAATTCCTGAGCATGGTTTAGCGCGCTTGGACGCGCGGACCCGCTACAATCCGCATGAGAATATCCGCGTCCGGCAGCTGATGATCGTCATCGATTGGCATGTTGAGTGTAATCAATGCGGACAATATGGTCAAAAATGCGGAGATGAGCTGGCGGGCATTGCCCTGTGCAAAATCCCCAATCTGCTGCCCTTCCTCGAATAAAGGTAGCAGCTGCTCAATATAGTTCTTCACGGAAAAATGCTGCAGCAGTTGTATAGCTTCAGCCGGTACATCTTCAGCAGTATTGGCGTGCTGGATCAGCTTGAAAGGATATTGTGTGCTTTCGTCCTCCAGAATGCTCGCAGTAAAGGTACGAAGTTTGTCAAAAGGGGAACCAGGGATCTCGTAGATTCTCTCCATTTCCTGAACAGTTTCCTCGGCAACTTGCCGGATCAGGGTGACGAACAGCTCTTCCTTCGATTCAAAAAAACGGTAGAGCTGCCCGGCACTAAGATCGGCTTCTTTAGCGATCATGCTCATCTTGGCTCCATGCAAGCCACGTTGGGCAAATACTTTTAAGGCAGCTTCTAAGATTTGCTGTCTTCGCGTTTCACGCCGTTTAATCAACTGTTCTTCGGTTAATGGTGTCACTGGTTAGGCACTCCTTTTACTACTTATTTGTTGTATATGATGATGATGGCATAAGTTGCTCTATGGTTGCGAAGGGAGCTCGCTCAAATGAAGGAATCGTTTGTTCCAGTCGTTCGTGCAGCGGTCGATCCGAATCCTCGATCCATCGGTCTAACCATTGCTTAGCTTCACCGGAACCGCCCACAGCAAGCAAGGATGTAACGATATCCGCATTAAACAATTCCCGCGGGGATAAGAACAAGGAGTTGACGAGCCAATATAAGCCGAAAATGTCATAATTGACATGCTCCGTGGACCATTTCAGGATATGTTCGAAAAAGTGCTGGGCGAACGTCAATCCTTGAATCGGCTGTGCACCGATGTGTTCCACGCCTTCCCAGCGAAGGTCAGACACGACATTTAACCACCAGGCCGGCTCGATGATTTCTTGTATCCGATTAAGGACTTCGAGTTCGAAGTCAGATTTGGGGTGACTCAACTGTTGGTGAAGACATGCTTCTAGAATCTCTGCTTCAATCGCCGCAAGCGTCATTCCTTGTCCATAAACAGGATCAAGTTGACAGAAGGCGTCTCCCATGACCAGCAATCCGGAAGGCCATCGGTCCATCTGTTCAAATCGCTGCCTGGTCAGTTCCGGAACCCGAAAACCACGTGGTTGCCCGATCGGTTCCAGCCCTTGCAACGCTTCATTCAATAGTGGATTCCCTAGTTGCCGAATTTCTTGTTCGAATAATGCCGGATCGGTGGAGGGATATCGACCGTTCAAATTCCAGAGTACCATTTCTGCTATATCGTTTTCAATGATCGAAAAAGCGCCTGCATGTGACGTTGCGAGAGGATTGCCTTCCATGCGAATCCCATCCAGCTCTTCCTTTCGCCCTACAGGGATGCGATAACGTCGTGTGCTGTACCCCAGAGATACTTTTAATCGCTCAGCCTGCGGCACTTCATACCCGATTTCGGTTAGCCATTGAACGGTTTTGGAGAAACGGCCGCTTGTATCAATGACAAGGTCTGACGACATTGTGAACAGCTGACGTTCACCCGAGGCACGCTCCCTGATAACAATGCCTGTTACCCGTGAACGATCTTCTGTGGTTTGGAATTGAATCACATCGTTCAAACCAAGCATTCGGACATTCTCGATACCTTGGATATACCTGCGCAATACCCATTCGAACAGGGCCCTGCTGAATGACGCATCGTGACTTTGTTCGACTGCGATCATCTGGCCGTAAGGGCTGAAAAGATGCGTGGTCTTCCCATGCGTGGGGTGAGCTCCGTTGTTGATTAATTCATCAATAAATCCAGGAAATAATCGGTTTAGAATGATCCTGCTGCGGGGTGTAAACCGGTGGGGCTGGAAGGCCTGAGGTGTGCCGGGACGATTCTCAGGCTCCTCAGGAAAAGCGTCACGATCCACTATAACTACCTCACGATAAAATTCGGACAGGACTTTGGCTGCCAGCAGTCCGGCGATGCCTCCACCAATAATAATAGCGCGTTCCGCGATCATAAATTCATTCCTCCTATTTTAAATTACGACTGATATTTTAAAGAATTGTTAAAATAGCCCAAGGGTCCTATCGAACAAAGTAATGGACGGCGTTAGTATTAATTTCATGAAATTACCTCCTTTCAAAAATGAGTATAAGTAATCCTGAAAAAAGTAAGTTGAAATTTTGAGAATGAATGATTCATTCTTAAAATATGGCATTTATTGCGGTTTGTCAATCCCTTCGAGAATTTTGGAGTTCAACATTTTGATTTATGAAAAGCTTGATTGGTGTCGAGGGACAATAACATAGTCGCATTGATGTTCTTGTACCTATGGAAGAACATGGGTTACAACGTCATTTTATTTCTGGCGGGACTACAGCAAATTCCGAAGGATTACTACGAAACGGCCCGGATTGAGGGGGCTGGTCGTTTACGACAATTCCGAAGTATTACTCTAGTCTATCTGACTTTCACGAGGTTTTTTGTTGTGATCATGTCCATTATCAATTCATTCAAATTGTTCCGTGAAACGGATCTGATCGCAGGTGATTACCCCATGACAGCATTTATATGATGCAGCATTATATAAAACAATATGTTTGTGTCACTCGACATTCAGAAGCTGACTGCAGCGGCAACCCAGATGTTTCTCTGTATTTTACTGATTGTACTAGTGCTGTTTGCGATTAAGCGGCGGCATCGGCAGTACATGGAATAGGAGATGAAGGGAAGATTCGTGCGAGTTGTCTATATATTTAAAAAAGGTGTATTACCATTTGTCATGGGTGTTATAGCCTGGTTTTGGTATCACCTATTGTTATTACATTCACAAAGAAAAATATTGTAGATTCGTTTGCATCTCTAGAGAGGTGCTTTTTTTTTCGTTTTAAGATTCCTTATGATCTCTTCACCAATTACAGCAAGATTTGAAAAGTAAGGGCAGGCTACTATTTGTTAAGTTATATTCGACAAACATAAGGAAGGGGCCGTAGCAAAATAACCTCAATGGATGGTTGGAGTCGAAAACCTGTCATGTCGAGAAAAGACTTGGCGATCTTGTTATTAATTTCTAGAAGTGGAGGAATCATCGTGAATATAGAGCACAATAAAGAGGTAAGTAAATCAATAATAACACCACATGTTCTCAAACGGTGGTCAGGATTTATGGCAGTAATAGCAGGGATTCTATATATCATCATTCAGTTTATCCACCCGACAGATGATATCTCTTCTGTGCACACAAACTCTTGGGTAGTGGTTGCATGCTTGACTATAGCTATGTCGCTCTTTAACCTGATCGGAATTACGGGATTCTATATAAGCCAAGCGAAAGAAGCGGGGTGGCTTGGCTTGGTCGGGTTCCTTTTGTTCAATCTGTTCTGGTTAATCTCAATCATTTTTAGTTTCATCGAAGCATTCGTCTTGCCGTTGTTGACAAGTGATGCTGAGAAGTTTGTGGAAGGAATGGTTGGACTCTTTGGAGGAACGGTTAGCGAGGTTCATCTGGGGATCTTCCCAATAATAGCACCTCTCGCGGGAGTATTGTATATGCTAGGAGGTCTGTTGCTAGGCATCGCCACATTACGTGCAAGAGTCTTCCCTCGCCTTGCAGCAATTCTGCTGGCATTCGCTTCTGTAGTGACCATTGCTGCTGCAATCATCCCCCATCCGTTTGATAGGGCAATGGCGATACCGATGGGAGTTGCTCTAATATGGATCGGATATATTATTTGGTCGGAACGTAAGTAAGCGTCGAATTAATGATGTGCAACATTAAATGTCCAGATCGTCAGGGAGTTTCTTGATGGGTGCATAGATATGGTAGGTTGAATCCAGATTGTGGACGTCATTAAAAACCTGGATAAGTTCAATATCCGATTGATCAGACTCTTGCTTGGAAATCTTTAAGAATCTTGCATAGTCTGTTTTGAGCACTTCTCCAATATCAAGCAGGTCGCCAAAATAGTTGAACCTCGCACAAAAAATGGTTGGTACATCAACCGTGAAATAAAAGGGTTTATGAATTTGAATGTCACTTGGGATTCCGAACAGAACTTTGAACCGGGTTGAATTGGGTTGGCAGTTTGAATAAATGACAAAATAAGAACCATTTATGTTGTCATCAATATGATTCAACAGCATTTTGGAATGAGAGTGAATCTTCTTCTTGTAATCATCAGTGGCTAGGTCTACTTCAAAGGCAATCCCACTTATTCGGGTCTCTTTGAACTCTGTTAGTGTGAAATCCGTGACGATATCACCATTTATATTTTTAAATGGTCTTTTAACCACAGTAGGTATTGGAGTCGGAGAGATTTTTAAATCCTGCTCTTAGCGAACTTGGAGCTACGCCGTAATGTTGTTTGAATGCCCGGGTGAATGAGGCTTGCGTACCAAAGGATAACTGATAAGCAATATCGGTTAGCGACAAGTTGTTGTTATAAATGAGTGGTAAAGTGGCATTCAATCTTCTAGATAGGATGTACTGATTTAACGAACAGCCCATCATGGCAGAAAAAAGCCTATGAAAATAATATTTAGACATATTGAAAGTAAGAGCAACGGATGATACGGATAAAGGCTGTTCTAAATTCTCCTCAATATGAATCAATGCTTGCTCTATTATCCGATGATGGTTCATACTAACTCCCTTCGTCACGCGCTCTAATTTTTTGTGCTAAGTATACCACACGCATTATACTGCTTAGAAGGCAATTCGCAATCCGCGAATTGTTAACAGAGGCCCTTCATTATTTGTATAGAATTGCCAACCATTTTTCTTCAAAACCAAGCTATGCGAACAAGTTTCTTACCGAACTGTTTCGGACAAATCAAAGGCTGACGGAAGGTCTCCTGCTGACCGCTTTCCAGGTAATTGTCCAGCAGCGCCATCTCTCAGAAGCACAACCAGTGTTGGTTTAAAGTTCTTGACTCTTACGAAAGTTATATAATCCAGCCATATGCAATCCGTTATGCATTAGCGCATAATAAATCTGTCGTAGTCTACTTCCAATTAATTGGATTATTTTGTATAGTGTATGTAAAAAGAGGTTGCAACTTTACGTAATTAAGAGAAATGAATAAAGATGCACCAAAAAGAAAGGCACCCGATGGGGGCGCCTTTTTTTATTTCTCAATAGTGGTTAAAGTGTCACGTTTTACGCTCCGGAAACGTCTTGTTCGTAAATAACATGAGGTGAGGTGGCTAACATGGGACATTACGACGTCGCCATCATCGGCGGCGGACTTACCGGATTAACCGCATCGATTTATTTGGCAAGAGCAGGCCTATCGGTCATTGTACTGGATAAGGCAAATCAACTTGGCGGTCGTGCGCAGTCCATTAACAAAAAGGGAGTATCACTCAATCTGGGTGTACATGCGTTTTATCAAGACGGGGCAGCAGAGGGAATTTTGCGCGAATTGGGCGTGAGGCCGAAAGGCGCTAACCCGCCTGCCTCGGCAGGTGTGATATGGAATGACCGGATTTATACGCTGCCGACAAAACCATTTCAACTGATCGCATCCAAACTGTTTTCATTTTCGGAAAAGATGGAGCTTACCCGTTTCATGCTCAATCTGGGCAAGATCGACCCCAATCGAATCGAACGAATCAGTTTAAAGGAGTGGGCAGAGCGGGAAATTCGCCATCCGATGCTTAGGCACGTTATATATTCGGTGAGCCGAGCGAATTCTTTCGTTCCTCACCCAGAGCTTCATCTTGCGGGTCCAGCAGTACGGCAGCTTCAAAGAACGTTTAGCGGAAAGGCCTTCTACATCGAGGGGGGATGGGGCAGGCTAATCGACGATTTAAGAGATCAGGCTATCCGCGCAGGCGTCACGATAATGAATCAGAAAAAAGCGGTCGAAATCGTACATGACGGAACGGTTCGACGTATCCGCCTTAAAGATGGCGAGCTTATTGACGCTCCTAATGCCGTGATCGCTGCGGGTCCGAAAGAAGCATACGATCTGGTCAAAAACTTGGATAGCACATCTCTTGGAAAATGGAAAGATAACATAAAACCGATTCACGCAGCATGCCTTGATCTCATCCTGCGCCGACTTCCTGATGGCGGCCCCAATTTCATTGCAGGATTTTGGCTGGATCAACCGATCTTCTATAACTCACCGTCCACTGTAACAAAGCTCAGTGAAGATGGCTCTGTCGTCATTCATCTGGTCAAACACCTAGGGATGAATGAAAGTCGCCCCGAGACGGATCTGTTGCAGTTGGAAAAAGCAATGGATCTCGTTCAACCTGGCTGGCGGAAAGAGGAAATAGCCAGACAGTTTTTACCTAACTTGACCGTCGCACATGATTTTATCACGGTGGACAAAAGTGGCAATTTCCCCGGCCCCTCGGTTCAGGGAATAAAAGGACTTTATGTAGCGGGAGATTGGACGGGACATGGCGAATTATTAGCTGATGCTGCATTTGCCAGCGCCAAGCGAGCGGCGCAAGCGATCATAACCAAGCCATATTCGTTTAAGGGGGAGAATGTTGGACAGGGGAACGTTATATAACGAATTGAAACCTTTGCTTGTGTCATTAGCATATCATACGATGGGAAGCATCGCTGAAGCGGAAGACATTGTTCACGATGTGTTCCTCTCGTGGGAAGAGAAACCGCCGCATCAAGTACGCGATCCCAAAGCCTATTTGTGCAAGATGGTTCATAATCGCTGTGTTGATTATATTCGATCGCCCCGTAGAGACCGGGAAACGTACGTCGGACCATGACTGCCCGAGCCCATTGATACAACCTATGTTCAAGAGTACGATCCAATGGAGAGTATCGTATGGAAAGAATCCCTTTCAACAGCCGGCTTGTTATTACTGCAGCAGCTCTCCGCGACTGAGCGGATTGTATTCCTGCTTCATGAAGTGTTTCATTACCGTTTTGATGAAATAGCCGAGATCGTCGACAAAAGTACGGTGAATTGCCGTCAAATTTTTCACCGAGCGAAGAAGAGCCTCGGCAATTTGCCAGAACGAAGCCCGGAAGTCATTGAGAAAAAAGCGGCACTAGCTGAACGATTTGCCGAGGCGCTCATGACCGCAAATATTGAATTGCTTATTGAACTTTTATCGTCGGAAACTGTACTATACCAGGATGGAGGCGGCAAAGTAAAAGCTGCACTCCGGCCAATAAAGGGTTCAGACTTAATTATCCGTTTTTTTGTCGCCGTTGCACCCGAATTTCCGCCTGGATATCGATGTGTAACTTGTGAAATCAACGGTATGCCTGGAATACGGCTAGTAATAGGTGAAATGACTTTTGCAGTGGTTACATTTGATTATTTGCAGAATCAGCTTTCAAACGTTTATGTGGTGATGAATCCGGAAAAGCTTACGCATTTTAATAAAGATATTTGACCAAATCAAAAAAGGAGTGTTTATGTTGAAAATCCGTGCGGCGATTGGGAATGAAAAAAACACGAAGGTATAATTCTACTCAATTGGATCTCATGCGTTTGCTAATGATGACGGCGATTACGGATTCCATATCATTCCTCCGCTTGTCTATACTCCGGCATCGCTTCCTGGACGTTACGTCCGAAAAGCCACAGAGATCTACTGGACGAGAGGCGAGATGAAAATGTTCTATATCGCTGATTGAACTAGTAGAGCTAATTCGTTATATAATCTAAGAAAGTACAGGGCGTCAGCCCTATACTTTCTTAATAGATGGAGATATTCGCCTAATGATTGTGTTTCAGCGGAG from Paenibacillus ihbetae includes:
- a CDS encoding helix-turn-helix transcriptional regulator, whose amino-acid sequence is MNHHRIIEQALIHIEENLEQPLSVSSVALTFNMSKYYFHRLFSAMMGCSLNQYILSRRLNATLPLIYNNNLSLTDIAYQLSFGTQASFTRAFKQHYGVAPSSLRAGFKNLSDSNTYCG
- a CDS encoding class I SAM-dependent methyltransferase, whose product is MGNTDKFEMIANMYDTPERIQIAKVSSDAIRNFLVETKSKNAIDFGCGTGLVGMNLLNEFKSMLFLDTSQNMINQIKQKITNYNIQNVDTLCFDIEKDSLSDIHADYIFMAQVLLHIHDVKLVLSRLFDALNEGGHLLIVDFNKNEKIVSDIVHNGFNPEELSNIMTEIGYRDIQFKTFYTGSKIFMGHDASMFILDSKKVHR
- a CDS encoding sigma factor-like helix-turn-helix DNA-binding protein → MESIVWKESLSTAGLLLLQQLSATERIVFLLHEVFHYRFDEIAEIVDKSTVNCRQIFHRAKKSLGNLPERSPEVIEKKAALAERFAEALMTANIELLIELLSSETVLYQDGGGKVKAALRPIKGSDLIIRFFVAVAPEFPPGYRCVTCEINGMPGIRLVIGEMTFAVVTFDYLQNQLSNVYVVMNPEKLTHFNKDI
- a CDS encoding alkaline phosphatase: MVNKLKKNVAMIAAASVIAVGTFAGTHLPLSHAKANPNDKGKAKNVIFMVPDGFSASYATNYRWFKGEETLLDSILVGMHRTYSANSEITDSAAAGTAFAAGVKTNNGMISTSPEGKELKTILETAEEEGKASGLVATSTITHATPAVFASHVATRADEAGIAPQLIDNDVDVILGGGKKYFPESLLNQAGEKGYQYISNKKDLSKAKKSDKVIGLFAEDAMAPELDRDTTNQPSLREMTETALEVLNKDKDGFFLMVEGSQIDWAGHDHDAAWAMKDSEAFEQALEAALEFAKKDKNTLIVVAGDHDTGGMAVGGYGQGDVKLEVLRNVTATGDFMVTKLNATRSNVKEVVKQYTTLDLTDAEVQKIKSADKPDIAINEVISERANIGWTSYNHTGVDIPLYAFGPGADLFRGLHQNTDLPVLMAQAMKINFTPGN
- a CDS encoding NAD(P)/FAD-dependent oxidoreductase, which encodes MIAERAIIIGGGIAGLLAAKVLSEFYREVVIVDRDAFPEEPENRPGTPQAFQPHRFTPRSRIILNRLFPGFIDELINNGAHPTHGKTTHLFSPYGQMIAVEQSHDASFSRALFEWVLRRYIQGIENVRMLGLNDVIQFQTTEDRSRVTGIVIRERASGERQLFTMSSDLVIDTSGRFSKTVQWLTEIGYEVPQAERLKVSLGYSTRRYRIPVGRKEELDGIRMEGNPLATSHAGAFSIIENDIAEMVLWNLNGRYPSTDPALFEQEIRQLGNPLLNEALQGLEPIGQPRGFRVPELTRQRFEQMDRWPSGLLVMGDAFCQLDPVYGQGMTLAAIEAEILEACLHQQLSHPKSDFELEVLNRIQEIIEPAWWLNVVSDLRWEGVEHIGAQPIQGLTFAQHFFEHILKWSTEHVNYDIFGLYWLVNSLFLSPRELFNADIVTSLLAVGGSGEAKQWLDRWIEDSDRPLHERLEQTIPSFERAPFATIEQLMPSSSYTTNK
- a CDS encoding phytoene desaturase family protein, whose translation is MGHYDVAIIGGGLTGLTASIYLARAGLSVIVLDKANQLGGRAQSINKKGVSLNLGVHAFYQDGAAEGILRELGVRPKGANPPASAGVIWNDRIYTLPTKPFQLIASKLFSFSEKMELTRFMLNLGKIDPNRIERISLKEWAEREIRHPMLRHVIYSVSRANSFVPHPELHLAGPAVRQLQRTFSGKAFYIEGGWGRLIDDLRDQAIRAGVTIMNQKKAVEIVHDGTVRRIRLKDGELIDAPNAVIAAGPKEAYDLVKNLDSTSLGKWKDNIKPIHAACLDLILRRLPDGGPNFIAGFWLDQPIFYNSPSTVTKLSEDGSVVIHLVKHLGMNESRPETDLLQLEKAMDLVQPGWRKEEIARQFLPNLTVAHDFITVDKSGNFPGPSVQGIKGLYVAGDWTGHGELLADAAFASAKRAAQAIITKPYSFKGENVGQGNVI
- a CDS encoding TetR/AcrR family transcriptional regulator: MTPLTEEQLIKRRETRRQQILEAALKVFAQRGLHGAKMSMIAKEADLSAGQLYRFFESKEELFVTLIRQVAEETVQEMERIYEIPGSPFDKLRTFTASILEDESTQYPFKLIQHANTAEDVPAEAIQLLQHFSVKNYIEQLLPLFEEGQQIGDFAQGNARQLISAFLTILSALITLNMPIDDDHQLPDADILMRIVAGPRVQAR
- a CDS encoding sigma factor, producing MGSIAEAEDIVHDVFLSWEEKPPHQVRDPKAYLCKMVHNRCVDYIRSPRRDRETYVGP